A region of Maridesulfovibrio sp. DNA encodes the following proteins:
- a CDS encoding retron system putative HNH endonuclease has translation MRNIHKRAIPRKFREWKEENNHHLKDLPFKAIPSEEGGVKDDLRKALCEEQGYLCCYCQNQISDDADGMRVEHWACQRKNVDKRFEYGNLLAACCGSEGQGRKNHHCDVLKASSDLKYNPADFDVESVIKYKANGEIYSIDKDFNEQLGSVNSPGILNLNLRRLRMQRQARIDAVIGEMPKKGSWPREKILRKISEYETPGENGKLKSFSGVAIYYLKKKLR, from the coding sequence GTGAGGAACATTCATAAGAGAGCGATTCCGCGTAAGTTTAGGGAATGGAAGGAAGAGAACAATCACCACCTAAAAGATTTACCGTTTAAAGCTATTCCCTCAGAAGAGGGTGGGGTAAAAGATGATCTTCGCAAAGCCTTGTGTGAAGAGCAGGGCTATTTGTGTTGTTACTGTCAGAACCAAATCAGTGATGATGCGGATGGCATGCGTGTAGAGCATTGGGCTTGCCAACGAAAGAATGTCGATAAAAGATTTGAATACGGAAATTTGTTAGCTGCCTGTTGCGGCAGTGAAGGGCAGGGGCGCAAGAATCATCATTGCGATGTACTGAAAGCATCATCTGACCTTAAATATAATCCTGCTGATTTTGATGTAGAGAGTGTAATTAAATACAAAGCTAACGGCGAAATTTATTCAATAGATAAAGATTTCAACGAGCAGCTTGGAAGTGTTAACTCTCCGGGGATTTTAAATTTGAATTTACGCAGGCTGCGTATGCAGAGGCAGGCACGGATTGATGCTGTGATTGGCGAAATGCCTAAAAAGGGAAGCTGGCCGCGAGAAAAAATCCTCCGCAAAATCAGCGAATATGAAACTCCGGGAGAAAACGGCAAGCTGAAATCATTTTCCGGTGTAGCAATTTATTACCTCAAAAAGAAGCTACGCTAA
- a CDS encoding aminodeoxychorismate/anthranilate synthase component II — MNILLIDNNDSFTNNLEHLLVREIPGARIAMLPYAEVSGRNASVNFSSYSLIVISPGPGCPEDYPGYEAVIESGLPVLGVCLGMQIINEYFGGSTARLGGCFHGRTERIDFAGRNLAVARYHSLYCSELGQGLKLLSANSAQVPMAVVHESLPLMGYQFHPESFLTEQPGVFIEYALHYFGLL, encoded by the coding sequence ATGAACATACTTCTCATCGACAACAACGATAGCTTTACCAACAACCTAGAGCACCTGCTGGTTCGCGAGATTCCCGGCGCACGGATTGCCATGCTCCCGTATGCAGAGGTATCGGGCAGAAATGCATCTGTAAATTTCAGCTCGTATTCATTGATTGTAATTTCTCCCGGTCCGGGCTGCCCTGAGGATTATCCCGGCTATGAAGCTGTAATTGAATCCGGCCTGCCTGTACTCGGCGTATGTCTCGGCATGCAGATTATCAATGAATATTTCGGTGGGAGTACCGCAAGGCTGGGTGGCTGTTTTCATGGCCGTACCGAGCGTATTGATTTTGCCGGGCGGAATCTTGCTGTGGCCCGCTACCATTCTCTTTACTGCTCTGAACTGGGGCAGGGATTGAAACTGCTCAGTGCGAACAGTGCGCAGGTTCCTATGGCTGTGGTCCATGAAAGTCTGCCTCTCATGGGATACCAATTCCACCCTGAATCATTTTTAACCGAGCAGCCCGGAGTTTTCATTGAATACGCCCTTCATTATTTCGGACTCCTGTAG
- a CDS encoding ATP-binding protein → MKCKVCKAKAVVSLPSHNAAFCKEHFNTFFMRQVAQGIKHRKLLERDDKVLVALSGGKDSLGLMFALAELGYDVTGLHIDLGIFESSIKARSVVEDFCKDKGYPLRVVELEKEGVPMPLIKKHIRRPICAICGKFKRHYFNKVAIEEGYTALATGHNLDDEVARLFANTLRWDQGYLSDQGPLLPAENGFAKKIKPLFRVTEYESAVFSFLADIPYHHLPCPYSSGASFTGHKMLWRDMELRSPGTKRAFYKGFLDRGQPAFAALEQNEKDFAINPCTECGYPTSAGVCSICRLKRQLQESIEQETINTEKA, encoded by the coding sequence ATGAAATGCAAGGTATGCAAAGCCAAGGCGGTTGTTTCGCTGCCCAGTCATAATGCCGCGTTCTGCAAAGAACATTTCAATACTTTTTTCATGCGTCAGGTTGCGCAGGGCATCAAGCACCGCAAACTTCTTGAGCGCGATGACAAAGTACTGGTCGCTCTTTCCGGGGGCAAAGATTCCCTCGGCCTCATGTTTGCGCTTGCAGAGTTGGGCTACGATGTAACCGGCCTGCACATTGATCTGGGAATTTTCGAATCATCCATCAAGGCCCGCTCTGTTGTGGAGGACTTCTGCAAAGACAAAGGCTACCCGCTGCGGGTAGTTGAGCTTGAAAAAGAAGGCGTTCCAATGCCGCTGATCAAAAAGCATATCCGCCGGCCCATTTGCGCCATCTGCGGAAAATTCAAACGCCACTACTTCAACAAAGTCGCCATTGAAGAAGGATACACCGCCCTTGCAACAGGACATAATCTTGATGATGAAGTTGCCCGGCTCTTCGCCAACACACTGCGCTGGGATCAGGGATATCTTTCCGATCAAGGCCCGTTGCTTCCTGCGGAAAACGGATTTGCCAAGAAAATAAAGCCTCTTTTCCGGGTTACTGAGTACGAAAGCGCGGTATTCTCATTTCTGGCTGACATTCCCTACCACCACCTGCCATGTCCTTACAGCTCCGGAGCCAGCTTCACCGGGCACAAGATGCTCTGGCGGGATATGGAATTGCGCAGCCCCGGCACAAAGAGAGCTTTTTACAAAGGTTTCCTTGATCGAGGCCAGCCGGCTTTCGCCGCTCTTGAGCAGAATGAAAAGGATTTTGCAATCAACCCCTGCACGGAATGCGGATATCCCACTTCCGCTGGAGTCTGCAGTATCTGCCGACTCAAACGTCAATTGCAGGAATCAATAGAACAGGAAACCATAAACACAGAAAAGGCATGA
- a CDS encoding AAA family ATPase, whose translation MYLEKLSLHNYRGIRDMEIEFDRHLNVFVGDNGCGKTSIINTIECGVYGARINLVAGHEQLVMKDYLFLGLSDVNQTEKNAKINSRFNISGRVVDVVRSSSPKEIYSSVTQDFLVSDLNEMSVFPAFRQRVAIANVLVQYSGPEDDSDQITDALRAIKDMEDEENALFRWHIEDGDAAGAFVKNPWLTAIKKAISNITGFERFYFNNKLKTFEAFKKVKGKDEKLKFTQLSLGEQTFIGLIAAIACDVAIDADEEDPLGGERLIIIDEIDLHLHPKWQRRIVPALRETFPNCQFIITTHSPQVLSEVPAENIFSLYRDENGDIQYEKPDMSKGLNSSEILQEVMDLPAFSPEFEEELSRIYTFIEEEKFDEAKELIEKYETEFGEVPALIKARTVLELSE comes from the coding sequence ATGTATTTAGAAAAGTTATCGCTGCACAATTACCGGGGCATCCGGGATATGGAGATCGAATTTGACAGGCATCTGAATGTGTTTGTGGGTGATAACGGGTGCGGGAAGACTAGTATTATAAATACTATTGAGTGTGGTGTTTATGGAGCTCGGATAAATCTTGTTGCTGGGCATGAGCAGCTGGTGATGAAGGACTACCTGTTTCTAGGCCTCTCAGATGTCAATCAAACAGAGAAGAACGCTAAAATTAATTCAAGATTTAATATATCAGGCCGAGTGGTGGATGTCGTTCGTAGTAGTTCTCCTAAAGAAATTTATAGTTCAGTAACGCAAGATTTTTTGGTGTCTGATTTAAACGAAATGTCAGTTTTTCCTGCTTTTCGTCAGAGAGTTGCGATAGCAAATGTGTTGGTTCAATATTCAGGTCCAGAGGATGATAGCGATCAGATAACTGACGCTTTAAGAGCAATAAAGGATATGGAAGATGAAGAAAATGCTTTATTCCGTTGGCATATTGAGGATGGTGATGCTGCTGGGGCTTTTGTGAAAAATCCTTGGCTAACTGCTATTAAAAAAGCCATCTCAAATATTACAGGTTTTGAGCGGTTTTATTTTAACAATAAACTAAAAACATTTGAAGCCTTCAAGAAAGTTAAAGGCAAAGATGAGAAATTAAAATTTACACAACTCTCTTTAGGCGAGCAGACTTTTATAGGACTAATTGCAGCAATAGCCTGTGACGTAGCAATAGACGCAGATGAAGAAGATCCTCTTGGTGGAGAAAGACTTATCATAATCGACGAAATAGACCTCCACCTACACCCCAAATGGCAGCGCCGCATTGTCCCGGCCCTGCGCGAAACATTTCCTAATTGCCAGTTTATTATCACTACCCATTCCCCTCAGGTGCTGAGCGAGGTGCCAGCGGAGAATATTTTTTCGCTCTATCGTGATGAGAATGGGGATATTCAGTATGAAAAGCCGGATATGAGTAAAGGGCTGAACTCTTCCGAAATTTTGCAGGAAGTTATGGACTTACCTGCCTTCAGTCCTGAATTTGAAGAGGAATTAAGCCGAATATATACGTTTATCGAAGAAGAAAAGTTTGATGAAGCCAAAGAGCTGATTGAGAAATACGAAACTGAATTCGGCGAAGTACCTGCTTTGATTAAAGCGCGTACTGTTCTTGAACTTTCGGAGTAG
- a CDS encoding pyridoxal phosphate-dependent aminotransferase has product MDCISKRACEITPFLVMDVLEKAQEMERQGRNIIHMEIGEPDFDTPECVKQACIKAMESGETHYTHSLGIPELREAISRYYKDTYNVDVDPGRVIITQGTSPAMLLLFTFILDHGDNVIVSDPCYACYSNFISFAGAEANSIRTFEEDGFQYRPEAIEKAINERTKAILINSPSNPTGTLLSPERMQKIAELGPWIIADEIYHGLVYGEKEHTILEYTDHAFVLNGFSKLFAMTGWRLGYIIAPEKYVRPMQKLCQNFFISANSMAQYAGVAALTESWEEVNRIKGIYDNRRKFLLKRLREIGFEIKVEPTGAFYVLVNMKTLAAKFGGSSLKLAFDILEKAGIGVTPGIDFGEGAEGFIRLSYANSMENLAEGMDRLERYVKENS; this is encoded by the coding sequence ATGGACTGTATTTCGAAAAGAGCCTGTGAAATTACCCCTTTCTTGGTCATGGACGTTCTGGAAAAAGCGCAGGAAATGGAACGGCAGGGCCGCAACATCATCCACATGGAAATCGGTGAACCTGATTTCGACACCCCGGAATGCGTCAAGCAGGCCTGCATCAAGGCCATGGAATCAGGGGAAACCCACTACACACACAGTCTGGGAATCCCGGAACTGCGTGAGGCGATCAGCAGATATTACAAGGATACCTACAATGTTGATGTTGATCCGGGCCGAGTGATCATCACACAGGGAACCTCCCCGGCAATGCTGTTGCTTTTCACCTTTATTTTGGATCACGGTGACAACGTCATTGTTTCCGACCCTTGCTACGCCTGCTACAGCAATTTTATTTCCTTTGCCGGAGCAGAAGCAAACTCCATCCGCACTTTTGAAGAAGACGGCTTTCAGTACCGCCCCGAAGCAATCGAGAAAGCAATCAATGAACGCACCAAAGCGATCCTGATCAATTCCCCCTCCAACCCCACCGGAACCCTGCTCTCACCGGAAAGGATGCAGAAAATTGCCGAGCTTGGTCCATGGATCATTGCCGATGAAATCTACCATGGCCTCGTATACGGGGAGAAAGAGCATACCATCCTAGAGTACACGGATCACGCCTTTGTGCTGAACGGATTTTCCAAACTTTTCGCCATGACCGGATGGCGGCTGGGCTACATAATAGCCCCGGAAAAATACGTACGCCCCATGCAGAAGCTCTGCCAGAACTTCTTCATATCCGCCAACTCCATGGCCCAGTATGCAGGAGTAGCCGCGCTGACCGAATCATGGGAAGAGGTCAACCGCATCAAAGGAATTTACGATAATCGCCGCAAGTTTCTGCTTAAACGGCTGCGTGAAATAGGTTTTGAAATCAAGGTCGAGCCAACTGGGGCCTTTTACGTATTGGTCAACATGAAAACTCTGGCGGCAAAATTCGGAGGCAGCTCTCTCAAGCTGGCCTTCGACATTCTGGAAAAAGCAGGAATAGGAGTGACTCCGGGCATAGACTTCGGTGAAGGGGCCGAAGGTTTCATCCGCTTGTCCTATGCCAATTCCATGGAGAATCTGGCTGAAGGGATGGATCGGCTTGAAAGGTATGTAAAAGAAAACAGCTGA
- a CDS encoding glycosyltransferase, translating to MSTPKVSVTMPCYNCGSTVGEAIESILSQTFEDLELVAVDDGSADNTAEVLKKYAARDSRMKPVFLGHQGVVGAANAAIEAATGNYVARMDADDIALPRRIEKQAGLLDCDPQTGLTACRVGFGGDREKNGGYAHYVDWINTLIAAEDISLNRFVEFPFANPSIMMRRELIDELGPFRDGDFPEDYELVLRWLEAGVKMCKVDEELLIWNDPPDRLSRNHPKYTVEAFYRIKSKYLFRWLQKRLGPSPEVGIIGSGRTSRKRYQILENLGVETAFYVDVDPRKVGMFIHGKKVLHRNELPAAGETFLLSYVASWGAREEISEVLNAKGYVMGRDYLLVS from the coding sequence ATGAGCACCCCCAAGGTTTCAGTAACAATGCCCTGCTATAATTGCGGCTCCACAGTGGGAGAGGCAATTGAGAGCATCCTCAGCCAGACCTTCGAAGATCTCGAACTGGTGGCAGTGGATGACGGTTCTGCTGACAACACAGCAGAAGTACTGAAAAAATATGCTGCCCGCGATTCACGCATGAAACCTGTATTCCTTGGACATCAAGGAGTTGTTGGGGCAGCCAATGCCGCTATTGAAGCTGCTACAGGAAACTATGTCGCCCGCATGGATGCCGATGACATAGCCCTGCCCCGGCGCATTGAAAAACAAGCCGGGCTGCTGGACTGCGACCCGCAAACAGGGCTCACCGCCTGCCGGGTAGGGTTCGGCGGAGACAGGGAAAAAAACGGTGGCTATGCCCACTATGTTGATTGGATAAACACTCTGATCGCTGCGGAAGATATCTCCCTGAACCGTTTTGTGGAATTCCCTTTTGCAAATCCATCCATCATGATGCGCCGTGAATTAATTGATGAACTCGGCCCGTTCCGGGACGGTGATTTCCCTGAAGATTACGAACTGGTACTGCGCTGGCTGGAAGCCGGGGTCAAGATGTGTAAGGTGGATGAAGAGCTGCTCATCTGGAATGATCCTCCGGACCGTCTTTCCCGCAACCATCCTAAATACACAGTTGAAGCTTTCTACCGCATCAAGAGTAAATATCTTTTCCGCTGGCTGCAGAAACGACTCGGTCCCAGTCCTGAAGTGGGGATAATAGGTTCCGGGAGAACATCCCGCAAACGATATCAGATACTTGAAAATCTTGGGGTGGAAACAGCTTTCTACGTGGATGTGGATCCGCGCAAGGTCGGCATGTTCATCCACGGCAAAAAAGTCCTGCATCGCAATGAGCTTCCGGCGGCGGGGGAAACATTCCTGCTGTCATATGTAGCAAGCTGGGGTGCCCGGGAGGAAATTTCTGAAGTCCTGAATGCAAAAGGTTATGTGATGGGAAGGGATTATCTGCTGGTTTCTTAA
- a CDS encoding phosphatidylserine decarboxylase family protein gives MTGNRYGIKQLALFLCALILCLGLAVSANGASQAASSKDTTQLLPVVQEFKDLIENDAELLMLFTRMFEMIPDKPKFKNDPSGNPQIRDYKQMLQKLSEISQQAPEFNKTGMVGFPINSILNWPMGTSAGTSAFLDSRVNAQLKKVLNQWAVFLQSKDSRYVLSNDPKKGWFGRDARKAMPGFEKDFICNPAKPYHGFTSWDDFFTREFREGRRPVAAPDNDAVIANACESAPVNLAKNVKLRDKFWIKGQPYSLYHMLDGDPLAAEFEGGTIYQAFLSALSYHRWHSPVSGRIVKTKLIDGSYYAQSPTVGFDPASPNNSQGYITQVAARALVFIEADNPDIGLMAVMFVGMAEVSSNELTVYEGQHVNKGDQLGMFHFGGSTHVLIFRPGVNLDFDLRGQTPGLDTKNIPVRSRIATVR, from the coding sequence ATGACTGGTAATCGATACGGTATAAAACAACTTGCGCTCTTTCTATGCGCCCTGATCCTATGCCTTGGCCTTGCTGTGTCAGCTAATGGAGCTTCACAAGCGGCGAGCTCCAAAGACACGACACAGCTTTTGCCGGTTGTGCAGGAATTCAAGGATCTGATCGAAAATGATGCCGAGCTGCTCATGCTTTTTACCCGGATGTTCGAGATGATTCCCGACAAGCCGAAATTCAAGAATGATCCGTCCGGCAATCCGCAAATACGCGACTACAAACAGATGTTGCAAAAATTAAGTGAAATTTCACAACAGGCACCGGAATTCAATAAAACCGGGATGGTGGGATTTCCTATAAACTCAATTTTAAACTGGCCCATGGGGACCTCTGCCGGTACCAGCGCTTTCCTTGACAGCCGGGTTAATGCCCAGTTGAAAAAGGTACTTAATCAATGGGCAGTATTTCTGCAGTCCAAGGACTCACGCTACGTGCTCAGTAACGACCCCAAAAAAGGATGGTTTGGACGAGATGCCCGAAAAGCCATGCCGGGGTTTGAAAAAGATTTCATCTGCAACCCTGCGAAGCCGTATCACGGATTCACCTCATGGGACGATTTCTTCACCCGAGAATTCCGGGAAGGACGCCGCCCCGTGGCTGCGCCGGACAATGATGCCGTAATCGCCAACGCCTGTGAATCAGCCCCGGTCAATCTGGCAAAGAATGTTAAACTTAGAGATAAATTCTGGATAAAAGGGCAACCCTATTCACTCTACCACATGCTTGACGGCGATCCGCTGGCAGCAGAATTCGAAGGCGGAACCATCTATCAGGCCTTCCTGAGCGCACTCAGTTACCACCGCTGGCACAGCCCGGTCAGCGGCAGGATTGTAAAAACGAAACTCATCGACGGGTCTTATTATGCCCAGTCACCTACGGTTGGTTTTGATCCGGCCAGCCCCAACAATTCGCAAGGCTATATCACTCAGGTGGCTGCCAGAGCTCTGGTCTTCATTGAAGCGGACAACCCCGACATAGGGCTGATGGCAGTCATGTTTGTCGGCATGGCGGAAGTATCTTCCAACGAGCTGACTGTTTACGAAGGCCAGCATGTGAACAAGGGGGATCAGTTAGGCATGTTCCACTTCGGCGGTTCAACACATGTGCTCATCTTCCGCCCCGGTGTAAATCTCGACTTCGACCTGCGCGGACAGACTCCCGGACTTGATACAAAAAACATTCCGGTACGCTCCCGCATAGCCACCGTCCGCTAA
- a CDS encoding anthranilate synthase component I family protein gives MNTPFIISDSCSFERFREIAFHFVHGQEADVLLGSPELPDSSLSYLGIEPQDELVLQSGVSGAEIPAKMKEFCFSGEGPVIGYLSYELGQELRGVGSSKAVEFPLLHLKKYRAVLIHDGGNSSLKLISCDKTYRSSIAALIGGIGPVPDVELPSFASEEICMSLDKQGYKAGVARTLEYIRDGLTYQLNLTTRFTMPGGDIEPVCWFFALHKRYPASYYALFRSGGKTIISTSPELFLRVEQGRVLSEPIKGTLAFEKYSQEQVSSLQNSVKEDSELSMIVDLIRNDISADCRYGSVIVEDHKSVFAVDNLLQMFSRVRGELAEGRDCIDLLLNAFPGGSITGCPKKRSMELIDRLEPHARGPYCGSIVLIHGPQDMVSSIAIRTAVYDPDTQQLDYWAGSGIVIDSDPEAEYMETIAKAAKILDPESV, from the coding sequence TTGAATACGCCCTTCATTATTTCGGACTCCTGTAGTTTTGAGCGTTTCCGGGAAATTGCTTTCCATTTTGTGCATGGGCAGGAAGCAGATGTGCTGCTCGGCTCACCGGAATTACCTGATTCAAGCCTTAGTTATCTGGGGATTGAACCGCAGGATGAGTTAGTGCTCCAGTCCGGTGTTTCCGGTGCTGAGATTCCCGCTAAAATGAAAGAATTCTGTTTTAGCGGGGAGGGACCGGTCATCGGTTACCTTTCCTATGAACTCGGGCAGGAGTTGCGCGGAGTGGGGAGCAGCAAGGCTGTGGAATTTCCGCTGCTGCACCTTAAGAAGTACCGTGCTGTGCTTATTCATGACGGTGGTAATTCTTCCCTGAAATTGATTTCCTGCGACAAAACTTATCGGTCATCCATTGCTGCATTGATCGGCGGAATCGGACCTGTTCCAGATGTCGAACTGCCTTCTTTCGCGAGTGAAGAGATCTGTATGTCTTTGGATAAACAGGGATATAAGGCCGGAGTGGCCCGTACTCTAGAATACATTCGTGACGGCTTGACCTACCAGCTTAATCTGACCACTCGCTTTACCATGCCGGGTGGGGACATTGAACCTGTATGCTGGTTTTTCGCGCTGCATAAGCGTTACCCGGCTTCGTATTATGCGTTGTTCCGTAGTGGTGGGAAGACAATCATTTCCACCTCCCCGGAGTTGTTTTTGCGGGTAGAGCAGGGACGGGTGCTTTCAGAACCCATAAAGGGAACACTCGCTTTTGAGAAATATTCACAAGAGCAGGTCAGCTCGCTTCAAAATTCGGTTAAAGAGGATTCCGAGCTTTCAATGATTGTGGATTTGATCCGCAATGACATTTCAGCAGACTGCCGTTACGGGTCGGTAATTGTGGAGGATCACAAGTCCGTGTTTGCGGTGGATAATCTGTTGCAGATGTTCAGCCGGGTGCGCGGTGAATTGGCAGAAGGGCGTGATTGCATTGATCTGCTCCTGAATGCATTCCCCGGCGGCTCTATTACCGGATGCCCCAAGAAAAGATCCATGGAACTTATCGATAGGCTGGAACCTCATGCGCGCGGGCCATATTGCGGCAGTATTGTTCTCATTCATGGTCCGCAGGATATGGTCTCCTCCATTGCCATCAGGACTGCTGTTTATGATCCTGACACGCAGCAATTGGATTACTGGGCCGGGAGCGGCATTGTGATTGATTCCGACCCCGAAGCGGAGTACATGGAAACCATTGCTAAAGCAGCTAAAATCCTCGATCCGGAGTCCGTATGA
- a CDS encoding aminotransferase class IV, with amino-acid sequence MIYFRNGEFIEDEVRLDLAQPAFRTGYGFFETLCWNGSKICHLDLHLERARKSLAEFGIAEEPLDYEVVISEVVAANGLDNAFARVNIFYPAEQGRTQPIICAVPFEYIPDRTWSLKPCPQIFVTPLMAHKSTNRMDYVNAWQDAQADGFDDALLRDFAGNVLESSFASLLFRKGDTYFEPRTEYKLPGTAQKVAERYIEIEAAEIHLAHIGQFDHVYALNSLGGMIPVTAVGEVEFEVDFVNAAMVSQFVLG; translated from the coding sequence ATGATCTATTTCAGAAACGGCGAATTTATTGAAGATGAAGTACGTCTTGATCTAGCCCAGCCTGCATTCAGGACGGGGTACGGTTTTTTTGAAACCCTGTGCTGGAACGGCAGCAAAATATGTCATCTTGATCTGCATCTTGAGCGGGCGCGTAAAAGTCTTGCCGAATTCGGCATAGCTGAAGAACCTCTGGATTATGAAGTTGTCATCAGTGAAGTTGTAGCGGCAAACGGATTGGATAATGCATTTGCACGGGTTAATATTTTCTATCCGGCGGAGCAGGGGCGAACACAGCCCATAATCTGTGCTGTTCCTTTTGAATATATTCCGGACCGCACTTGGTCATTAAAGCCATGTCCGCAAATTTTCGTAACTCCGCTGATGGCCCATAAATCCACTAACCGCATGGATTATGTTAACGCATGGCAGGATGCACAGGCTGACGGTTTTGACGATGCCCTCCTGCGTGATTTTGCCGGAAATGTGTTGGAATCCTCATTCGCATCCCTCTTGTTCAGAAAAGGGGACACATATTTCGAACCCCGTACCGAGTACAAGCTTCCGGGTACTGCCCAGAAAGTAGCGGAGCGGTATATTGAAATTGAAGCAGCAGAAATTCATCTGGCGCATATCGGGCAATTTGATCATGTGTACGCCCTTAATTCCTTGGGTGGTATGATTCCGGTTACAGCTGTTGGTGAGGTGGAATTTGAGGTCGATTTTGTTAACGCCGCCATGGTTAGTCAGTTTGTGCTGGGTTGA